From the Oncorhynchus nerka isolate Pitt River linkage group LG20, Oner_Uvic_2.0, whole genome shotgun sequence genome, one window contains:
- the LOC115102796 gene encoding nuclear factor of activated T-cells, cytoplasmic 4-like → MGAAPGSGWEEGEFEFKLVFEEDPPRQLRGPSPLRNADQEHTVAGERTESSLSLPTSSNTDSHLAATHVGQPIGIPTPPSSSASQRAGMHSPPPRRALVREFSGTYESLPARSVQVSESRVLECPSIQITTISPEDDTAPAGSNYWDTGGGWERERLYLPLLDPFCYRDGGTGTGSLSPSPASSPSSRGWLSPASSCDSLLVEEEDLNEVTSHFCLSPSSRPTSPGGKKRRNSPLASPCTSRRSSYSEDHSCNQEEGDSTSQSQGPNSSFELSIPQKTRKTSLEQVSPREVEQVQAPAHSSHCPLPEPLQQRREAPSMGMDYLSVPPALGWGRTRASAHSPLFRSNALPPLDWPLPTQFDQYELRIEVQPRPHHRAHYETEGSRGAVKASPGGHPVVKLTGYTERQPLSLQVFVGTADDRSIRPHPFYQIHRVTGKMVGTASQESVQAGTKILDIPLNPDTNMTVLIDCAGILKLRNSDIELRKGETDVGRKNTRVRLVFRTHLPLAPHVAPPGRVLALQVASLPIECSQRSAQELPVVESVSLTSCSVEGGEELLLGGSNFLPMSRVLFMERGTDGKLQWEEEAHVDRDNSSECLLCVRVPAYSDLSVSRPVSVCLYVSNGKRKRSSTHCFKYLPVMFKEEDPLLSHPSALPLEGVTLCSMRGPSRVDSGVHRGNDPMLEEGGLAFHLPPYPSACSPPYPGQSYQEYCHKPEAVEESRGSLSERHASFENLELGFTELLPPFYPRVPQPPSPSPWLDSPYLSSSPSPSHSSSLSPFPSSSPISSSPRPPMTTSPFPHYPYPHEVCPSPPSNPSPYQDFYPPPYSHYEVWDHQGRGPGEREAQAGPKMQESPLEFASSSSFHHITLEEVNEFIGEDIRSFHSGSQMDSQPG, encoded by the exons ATGGGGGCCGCTCCGGGTTCgggctgggaggagggggagtTCGAGTTCAAGTTGGTTTTTGAGGAGGACCCGCCGCGCCAACTCCGGGGCCCATCCCCGCTGCGCAACGCGGACCAGGAGCACACCGTcgcaggggagaggacagagagctcCCTGTCGCTCCCAACGTCGAGCAATACCG ACAGCCACCTGGCTGCCACTCATGTAGGCCAGCCAATCGGCATCCCTACCCCACCGTCTTCTTCAGCCAGTCAAAGGGCTGGGATGCATTCCCCGCCCCCCAGGCGTGCCTTGGTGAGGGAGTTCAGCGGGACTTATGAGAGTCTTCCGGCGCGATCTGTACAA gtctCAGAGTCCCGTGTGTTGGAGTGCCCTAGCATCCAGATCACTACTATCTCTCCAGAGGATGACACTGCCCCAGCAGGAAGTAACTACTGGGACACAGGaggtggctgggagagggagcgcctctacctccccctactgGACCCATTCTGCTACCGCGACGGCGGCACCGGCACTGGGTCCCTGAGCccaagccctgcctccagccccTCTTCTCGCGGCTGGCTCAGTCCTGCGTCCAGCTGTGATTCGCTgctagtagaggaggaggatctCAATGAGGTCACTTCCCATTTCTGCCTGTCGCCCTCCTCCCGGCCAACCTCCCCGGGGGGTAAGAAGCGCAGGAACTCCCCCCTGGCCTCCCCCTGCACCTCCCGCAGGAGCAGCTACTCTGAGGACCACTCCTGTAACCAGGAGGAAGGAGACTCCACCTCTCAGTCACAGGGTCCCAACAGCAGCTTTGAGCTGAGCATCCCACAGAAGACCAGGAAGACGTCACTGGAGCAG GTTTCCCCCAGGGAGGTGGAGCAAGTGCAGGCTCCAGCCCATAGCTCCCACTGCCCACTCCCAGAGCCGCTGCAGCAGAGGAGAGAGGCCCCTTCCATGGGCATGGACTACCTGTCTGTGCCCCCTGCTCTGGGCTGGGGGAGGACCAGAGCCAGCGCCCACAGCCCTCTGTTCAG ATCCAATGCTCTGCCACCACTTGATTGGCCTCTGCCAACTCAGTTTGACCAATATGAACTGCGTATCGAGGTGCAGCCCCGCCCACACCACCGAGCCCACTACGAGACGGAGGGAAGCAGAGGAGCCGTCAAGGCATCACCAGGGGGACATCCGGTTGTTAAG CTGACTgggtacacagagagacagccactCTCTTTGCAGGTGTTTGTGGGAACAGCTGATGACAGGTCCATCCGGCCTCATCCTTTCTATCAGATTCACAG GGTGACAGGGAAGATGGTGGGCACTGCCAGTCAGGAGAGCGTCCAAGCTGGCACCAAAATACTGGACATCCCCCTCAACCCAGATACCAACATGACTGTGCT CATTGACTGTGCTGGCATTCTGAAGTTGAGGAACTCGGACATCGAGCTGAGGAAAGGAGAGACGGACGTAGGGAGGAAGAACACGCGTGTGCGCCTCGTGTTCCGTACCCACCTCCCCCTGGCCCCTCACGTGGCCCCGCCTGGACGGGTGCTGGCCCTGCAGGTCGCCTCCCTTCCTATAGAGTGCT cccagcGCTCTGCTCAGGAGCTGCCAGTGGTGGAGTCGGTCAGTCTTACATCCTGCTCtgtggaaggaggggaggagctACTGTTGGGTGGGTCTAACTTCCTGCCCATGTCCAGAGTGCTTTTTATGGAAAGAGGGACAg ATGGAAAGCTACAGTGGGAAGAGGAGGCACATGTTGACCGTGACAACAGTAGTGAG TGCTTGCTGTGTGTGCGAGTTCCAGCCTATAGTGACCTTTCAGTGAGCCGCCCAGTATCTGTGTGCCTTTACGTCTCCAACGGGAAGAGAAAAAGGAGCAGCACTCACTGTTTCAAATACCTGCCCG TCATGTTTAAAGAGGAGGACCCTCTGCTGTCGCATCCCTCTGCCTTGCCCCTGGAGGGGGTGACACTCTGCTCCATGAGGGGGCCCAGTAGGGTGGACAGCGGTGTGCACCGGGGGAATGATCCCATGCTCGAGGAGGGAGGACTGGCCTTCCACCTTCCCCCCTACCCTTCAGCCTGCTCTCCCCCCTACCCCGGCCAGAGCTACCAGGAGTACTGCCACAAGCCGGAAGCTGTGGAGGAGAGCAGAGGTTCTCTGTCGGAGAGACACGCCAGCTTTGAGAACTTGGAGCTGGGCTTCACTGAGCTACTGCCTCCCTTTTACCCCAGAgtcccccagcctccctccccctccccttggCTGGACTCCCCATACctgtcctcttccccctctccctcccactcctcctctctgagTCCCTTCCCCTCCAGcagccccatctcctcctcccctcgtCCCCCCATGACTACCTCTCCCTTCCCCCACTACCCGTACCCTCATGAGGTCTGCCCCTCGCCTCCTTCCAACCCTAGCCCTTATCAGGACTTCTACCCACCACCGTACTCCCACTATGAGGTATGGGACCACCAGGGCAGGGGACCTGGGGAAAGGGAAGCTCAGGCTGGACCTAAAATGCAGGAGAGCCCCCTGGAATTTGCCAGCTCATCATCCTTTCACCACATTACATTAGAGGAAG TGAATGAGTTCATAGGAGAAGACATCAGATCCTTCCATTCGGGCTCACAGATGGACAGCCAACCGGGATGA